Part of the Sinorhizobium sp. BG8 genome, ACGCCGATCGAGCAGTTGACCCGCATCGACTTCATCCTTGCCAATGTCAGCGCCACCTACCTCGTTTTCGGGACAATCTTCGCGATTGGCCTGTTCGTGCGCCATGCGACGGTTGCCGAGGCGACCGTGCAGGGGCTCTCGGCGGCTTATGGCAACATCGGCTACATGGGCCCGGGCTTGGCACTTCTCGCCTTCGGTGAACGCGCGGCGGTGCCCGTGGCACTCGTCTTCTGCTTCGAAAACATGCTGCATTTCATGGTGGCGCCCGCCTTGATGGCTCTATCTGGCGGTGGCAGGCAATCGGCGGCGACTGTTGCGGCGGGCATTCTGCGCCGCATCGTCACGCACCCGTTCATCGTTGCGACGGCTGCCGGCTTCGTCGCGGCCTTCTCCGGTTTCGAGCCGCCGGTTCCCTTGATGCGGCTCATCGACTACCTCGCCCAGGCGGCCGCGCCCTGCGCGCTGTTTGCCATGGGCGTCACCCTTGCCCTGCGCCCCGTCAAGCGCGTCCCGGTCGAGATCGCCTATATCGTTCCGGCGAAGCTCCTTCTCCTGCCGGCGGTCATGTATCTGATGCTCGGCTTTGCGGGGAACTTCGATCCCTTGTGGGTGTTCACGGCGATGCTTCTTGCAGCGTTGCCGACGGCGACCAACGTCTTCGTCATCGGCCAGCAATACGGCGTGTGGCAGGAGCGGGCGTCGGCGACCATTCTCATCACCACGCTCCTCTCCGTCGCCACGGTGACGTTCCTCCTCTACCTCATCAAGTCAGGCCTTCTGCCCGGCGATCCTTTTCCTTAGGCTGTCGCGAAACGCCTTGAACGACCCGCCCGGCTCGATGCCTTCGCGCATGGCGACGCTTCTGAGCGGTCCCATGGCGGAGAGAAGGTGCAGGCCGGCTGAGCGGAGGATCTGGACCGGAAGGAAGCCCGAAAGAAGCGACCGATTGAGGAGGTCGACACTCATCGTGCGGCTGCGAACGTCCGCCTGCCTGTGACGGTCGAAGCGGTCGCCGATCTTTCCAAGGTCGGGTGTCGTCGAATCTCCAAGCAGCTTCCTCAGGGCCATTATGTCCCTGAGGCTAAGATTGAGGCCCTGGGCCCCGATCGGCGGAAAGGCATGCGCCGCTTCGCCGACGAGTGCGGTGCGCTCCCTGCCGAAGCGGTGCGCAATCATGCCCGACAGAGGATAGGCTTGCGGGATCGTCTCGACGGTCACCTTGCCGAGGATCGATTGCATCCTCTCCTCAACCACTTCGCTGAGCTTGGCCTGAGGAAGTTCGAGCATTTCCTCTGCCTTGCGCGGCGACTGCACCCAGACGAGGCTCGAGCGATTGCCGGGCAGAGGTACCTGCGTGAATGGTCCGCTCTCGGTGTGAAACTCCGTCGAGATGTTGTCGTGCGGCAGGCTGTGGCTGAAGTTCAGGACAATGGCGGTCTGCGGGTACGACCATGTGCGAACGCCGATACCGGCGCTCTGGCGCACGAGCGACCCACGCCCGTCGGCTCCGACGACAAGTTGCGCGCGAAGCGAGTCACCGTTTGCAAGCGTGATCTTGGCCGCGTCGGGCTCGGTGTCAACGGCATCGGCACCGTAATCGAATCGCGTGATCGTGTCAGTTGTCGCAATCCGGCTCTCCAGCAGTTCGGCGAGCGGTGCGTTCGGAATATTGTAGCCGAAGGCCGACAGCCCGACCTCGCTTGCACGGAAGCTGACTGGCGGCGCCCGGAACAGACGGGAGGTGCCGTCCAGGATCCGCATCGTTTCAAGCGGGGCGGCACTGGGAGCGATGGTGTCCCAGAGTTCGAGATCTCTTAGCAGGCCGATCGACTGGTCCATCAGCGCCGTGGTGCGCCCGTCCGGCATGTCGCGACGCGGGGCTACCAACGCCACGCGGCCGCCTGACGTGGAAAGTGCAAGCGCGGCAACGCTTCCTGCCAGTCCTCCTCCAATGATTGCGATCTCAAACTCGTTCACGGGCATTACAGACTTTCGAATTGCGACCCACCGATTTGTGGGTGTTGAACCTTTGAACAGACTAGATCCGAAGGTGGGCGAAATCCATGGGGTGAATCGGCGCAGGTTGATCGCAAGACTGGAAGGACGACCCAAGCGCGCGCATTTTCTCTGGCGGCGGGAGCCAATCGGTGCATATTAGCCGCACAAAATCGGGTAAGCCGGTACCGGCTCGATAGCGGGCAGGGTGCAGCGGATTCTCGCGCGGGGATGGACGACAAAAACCGATGAAACTCTTCAACTACAAACGGGTACCCTATGCCGAGATGCGGGCCTTCTCCGTCCACATCCTTACGGCATCCGGCTCGTTTCTTGCCTTCCTCGGTGTTGTCGCTGCGGCAGAGAGACGCTTCGTCGACATGTTCTGGTGGCTTGGCCTTGCCCTGCTCGTGGACGGTATCGATGGACCGATCGCACGGAAAGTGCGCGTCAAGGAAGTGCTGCCGAACTGGTCCGGCGATACGCTGGACAATGTCATCGATTACGTGACCTACGTCCTGCTACCTGCCTTCGCACTCTACCAGAGCGGCATGATCGGTGAGCCCTGGTCCTTTGTCGCTGCGGGCGCGATAGTGGTCTCGAGCGCCATCTACTACGCCGACATGGGGATGAAGACGGACGACTACTTCTTCTCCGGATTTCCGGTCGTCTGGAACATGGTCGTCTTCACCCTGTTCGTCATCCAGGCAAGTGAGTTGACGGCATCGATCGTGGTCTTCGTTTCGGTGTTCCTCACGTTCATGCCCATCAACTTCCTGCATCCTGTTCGCGTAAAGAGGCTCAGAACGCTCAATCTGGCGGTGTTCCTGCTATGGTCCGCCCTTGGCATGTATGCCCTGCTGCTGCACTTCGTTACCCCGGATTGGGTCGTCTACGGCGTGGTGGCGACAGGGCTCTACCTCTATGTGATCGGCGCAGTGCTGCAATTTGTTCCCGGCCTGGGCCGGGATTGATTCTCGAGGAGTTCGGAAATGACAAAGGCGATTGTGGTTCGTTCGTTGGGCGGTCCGGAAGTGCTTAAGGTGGAAGACGTGCCGCTCGGCGCGCCCGGCCCCGGCGAGGTCCAGATCAAGCAGGCGGCGATCGGGCTCAATTTCATCGATGTCTATTTCCGCACAGGTCTCTACAAGGCCGAGCTTCCCTTCATTCCCGGCAAGGAAGGCGCCGGCACCGTCACGGCTATAGGGGAGGGCGTGACGGATTTTGCGATCGGCGATCGCGTGGCCTATGCCTCGGCCGATGGCGCCTATGCTGCGGAGCGGAATGTGGCTACCCGGCACCTGGTGAAGGTGCCGGACGAGATTTCTCTCGAGACGGCTGCTGCAATGATGCTGAAGGGCATGACGGCACAGTATCTGCTTCTGCAGACCTATCCGGTCAAGCCGGGAACGACCATTCTCTTCCATGCCGCAGCCGGAGGGGTAGGCCTGATCGCCGGCCAATGGGCCAAGGCTCTGGGCGCGACGGTGATCGGTACGGCGGGCTCCAAGGCGAAGATCGATCTCGCGCTTGCGCACGGCTACGATCACGTGATCGACTACGACAAGGAGGATTTCGTCGCGCGCGTAAAGGAATTGACGGGCGGCAAGGGCGTGGACGTGGTCTATGATTCCGTCGGCAAGGACACATTTCCGAAGTCGCTCGACTGCCTGAAGCCCCTCGGCATGTGGGTGAGCTTCGGCAATTCCTCGGGTCCGGTCGATGCGTTCAACATGGGATTGTTGGCGCAGAAGGGGTCGCTGTTTGCGACCCGCCCAACCTTGTTCCACTACATAGCCACCCGCGAAGCCCTTGATGAATGTGCAAAATCTCTGTTTGATATTGTGCGAAGCAACAAAGTGCGTATCAATATAAATCAGACTTATCCGTTAGGTGAGGCGGGACGCGCGCACACGGATCTCGAATCAAGAAAAACGAGTGGAACGACATTGCTGATTCCCTGAAAAAGGACCCGACAAGGGGCGAGGGAACGCAGGGGAAAAGAGGGGAAGAGTGTCAGCGGTTGGAGCGTCCGATGGCAAGCCATTGCTGGCTGTCCGCAACCTGACGAAGCTGTTCGGTTCGTTTGCCGCCTGCAACGGCATCGATCTCGATGTGCAGCCGGGTGAGATCCACGCCCTCCTGGGCGAGAATGGAGCCGGCAAGTCCACGCTGGTGAAGATGCTGTTCGGGGTCCTCGCTCCGACGAGCGGGCAGATCCTGTGGAAGGGCGAGCCCGTCCGCATAGAAAGCCCCGGTGCCGCCCGCAAGATCGGTATCGGCATGGTCTTCCAGCACTTCTCCCTGTTCGAGGCACTGACTGTCGCGGAAAACATCGCGCTTTCGCTGGATCCGGGTATCTCGCTCGCGAGGATCTCAGACGAGGCCGCGAGTCTCTCCCGCAACTACGGTCTTCCGCTGGACCCGAACGCACATGTTGCCGACCTCTCCGTCGGAGAACGTCAGCGCATCGAGATCGTGCGGGCGCTGTTGCAGAACCCTGAACTTATCATCCTGGACGAACCAACCTCGGTACTGACGCCGCAGGAAGCGGACAGGCTGTTCGAGACCCTTGCCAAGCTCAAGGCCGAGGGCCGCTCGGTGCTCTACATCAGCCATCGCCTGGAAGAGGTGCAGCGCATCTGCGACCGGGCGACGGTGCTCCGGCACGGTAAGGTCACCGGAGCCTGCGACCCGCGGAAGGAAACGCCGGCATCGCTGGCACGCATGATGGTTGGCAGCGACGTTGCCATCGTCAGCGCGGAGGGAACGAGTACCAAGGGCGAGATACTGCTCTCGGCGACCAATCTGAATGCTGCCGCGCGCACTCCATTTGCGGTGTCGCTGAAGAATGTCTCACTGACCGTGCATGCGGGCGAGGTATTGGCGATTGCTGGCGTTGCCGGCAATGGCCAGGGCGAACTCTTCGATGCGCTGTCCGGTGAATATCCTGTCGCCGATAATGACGCGGTAAAGATCCGGCAGAAATCCGTCGGCGCAGCCGGGATCACGGCACGCCGTCTGATCGGTGCTGGCTTCGTCCCCGAGGAACGGCACGGGCATGCCGCAGTTCCAGCCTTGCCGCTCTCCGACAACCTTGTGCTCGCGCGAAACCAGTCCGACCGCGGCGCATTTCTTGGCGGCGGTATTCTCGGGATCATCCGCCATGCGGTGGTGCGGGTCGCATCCCGGCGGATTTCCGAGGCGATGGATGTTCGCAAGAGCGGAGACGATCCCGCAGCCGGTTCACTCTCCGGTGGGAACCTGCAGAAATACATCGTCGGAAGGGAGCTCGACCGGCAGCCGGCGGTTCTGGTTGTCAACCAGCCGACCTGGGGTGTCGATGCCGGCGCGGCAAGCCGAATTCGCCAGGCGCTGGTCGACCTCGCCAAGTCAGGTTCCGCCGTGCTTGTGATCAGCCAGGATCTCGACGAAATCTTCGAGGTCGCGACCGAGGTTGCGGTGATCAGCGATGGTCGTCTCTCCGAGGCCTATCCCGCACGCGACATGACGCGCGAAAAGATCGGGCTTCTCATGGGCGGTATGCATGGGACGACGCAGCCAGGAGAGACCGCGCATGCGCATTGAACTCGAGAAGCGACCCCAGTCGTCCGTCCTCTTTTCCATTCTCTCGCCGTTCATCGCGCTGGTCCTCACGGTCATCGCAGGCGGGATCATGTTCGCGCTGCTCGGAAAGGATCCGCTGTCGGCGCTCTACAGCTTTTTCGTGGAACCATTGCTCGACGTCTGGTCTCTGCACGAGATAGCCATCAAGGCTGCCCCGCTGATCCTGATCGGCGTCGGCCTGTCCGTCTGTTATCGTTCCAACAACTGGAACATCGGGGCGGAGGGACAGTTCATCGCCGGAGCGATCATGGGGTCGATCGTACCGGTCGTCTTCCACGAGTGGCATTCTCCGCTCGTCCTGCCCCTGATGCTGGTGTTCGGAATGATCGGCGGAGCGCTCTACGCCGCGATTCCCGCCTTCCTCAAGGCCCATATGAACACCAACGAGATCCTCACGAGCCTGATGCTGGTCTATATCGCCCAGCTCTTCCTCGACTGGCTGGTGCGCGGACCCTGGCGCAGTCCGGAGGGCTTCAACTTTCCGGTGACCCGAAACTTCGCACCGGAAGCGATACTGCCGGAACTCGTTTCGTCGGGCAGAACCAATCTGGGCTTCGCCTTCGCCATCGTCGCTGCGCTCGCGATCTGGTTCATGATGCGCTACACGCTGAAGGGCTTCGAGATTACCGTGCTCGGCCAGTCCGAGCGGGCAGGGCGCTTCGCGGGATTTTCGGCGCGCAAGATGATCTGGTTCTCGATGCTGCTGTCCGGAGCTTTGGCCGGTCTCGCCGGCGTTTCGGAGGTGAGCGGCGTGATCAACAAGCTGCAGCCAATCATTTCTCCCGGCTACGGGTTCACGGCAATCATCGTCGCATTCCTCGGGCGTCTCAACCCTCTCGGCATCATTGCGGCCGGACTGTTTCTGGCCCTGACATATGTTGGGGGCGAGGCGGTTCAGCTGACCCTCAGCGTGTCTGACAAGGTAACCCGCGTCTTCCAGGGGCTTCTGCTGTTCTTCGTGCTCTCCTGCGATACCCTCATCCAGTATCGCATCCGGCTCCTGTTCTCGGGTCGTGCTGCCACTGCGGAAGGCGGTGCACAGTAATGGGTATCATCGAGGCAATCCTCCTGACCGTCGTGACCGCTGCAACGCCTCTGGTGTTGGCGGCGATAGGCGAGCTGGTGACCGAACGGGCCGGTGTCCTCAACCTCGGCGTTGAAGGCATGATGATCATGGGTGCGGTGCTGGCCTTTGCTGCGACCCAGGCGACCGGTTCTCCCTATGTCGGCATCGTCGCCGGTATCGCCGGCGGAGCGCTTTTCTCTCTCCTGTTCGGTTTCCTGACCCTGACGCTCGTCGCCAACCAGGTCGCGACAGGCCTTGCCTTGACCATTCTGGGGCTCGGCGTATCCGGACAGATCGGGGAATCCTACGTCGGTGTCTCCGGGATCAAGCTGCCGCCCATCTCCATTCCGCTGCTCTCCGAAATCCCCTATCTGGGACCGCTCCTCTTCCGCCAGGATCTCATCTTCTACATGTCGATCGCCCTCGTCATCGGGGTCAACTGGTTCCTGTTCCGCAGCCGGACGGGATTGAAGATCAGGGCCATCGGCGACAGCCACGCCTCCGCGCATGCCCTCGGGATTGGCGTCATCCGCATGCGCTATATTGGAGTCATGTTCGGTGGGGCCTGCGCAGGGCTCGCCGGAGCACAGCTGTCTCTCGTCTATACGCCGCAATGGGTGGAAAACATGTCTGCCGGGCGCGGCTGGATTGCGCTCGCGCTCGTGGTCTTTGCCTCCTGGCGGCCATGGCGGCTGCTTGCCGGCGGCTATCTCTTCGGTGCCGTCTCGATCAGCCAGCTCCATGCCCAGGCCCTGGGGCTCGGGATACCATCGCAATTCCTGTCGGCACTTCCCTATGCCGCCACGATTATCGTACTAGTTCTGATCTCACACAATCGGCGCATGACGTTGATCAACACGCCTGCCTCGCTGGGCAAGCCGTTCGTGCCCGATCGGTGAAGAAGAAAAAACGGGATAACCCATTCTCAAACCTACAGAGGTCGAAATGAAAAAACTGATACTTGCACTTGCAACCTCGGCAGCCGTGCTCGGCTTCGCCGCCGCCGCAAGTGCCCAGGACAAGACGAAGGTCTGCTTTATCTACGTCGGTTCCAAGACCGATGGCGGCTGGACCCAGGCGCACGATCTCGGCCGCCAGGCGCTCGAAAAGGAGCTTGGCGACAAGGTCGAGACTCCGTTCCTCGAAAACGTTCCGGAAGGACCGGATGCCGAGCGCGCGATCGAACGCATGGCCCGTTCGGGCTGCGCCCTGATCTTCACCACGTCGTTCGGCTTCATGGATGCCACCATCAAGGTGGCCGAGAAGTTCCCGGACGTGAAGTTCGAGCATGCGACCGGCTACAAGTCCGCGCCGAACGTCGCGACCTACAACTCGCGCTTCTATGAAGGCCGTTACATCCAGGGTCAGATCGCTGCGAAGATGTCGAAGGCAGGTGTCGCGGGCTACATCGCTTCCTTCCCGATTCCGGAAGTCGTCATGGGTATCAACTCGTTCATCCATGGGGCCCAGTCGGTCAACCCGGACTTCAAGCTGAAGGTGATCTGGGCAAACACCTGGTTCGACCCCGGCAAGGAAGCCGACGCTGCCAAGGCGCTGATCGACCAGGGCGTCGATGTCCTCACCCAGCACACCGATACGACCGCGCCGATGCAGGTCGCGGCCGAGCGTGGCATCAAGGCCTTCGGCCAGGCGTCCGACATGATCAAGGCTGGTCCTGAAACCCAGCTGACCGCGATCGTCGATACCTGGGGTGCCTACTATATCAAGCGCACCAAGGCCCTGCTGGATGGTACCTGGAAGTCCGAGCAGATCTGGGACGGCCTGAAGGACGGCATCCTCACCATGGCGCCCTATACCAACATGCCGGATGACGTGAAGAAAATGGCAGAGGAAACGGAAGCGAAGATACGCTCTGGCGAACTGCATCCGTTCACGGGCCCGATCAACAAGCAGGACGGGACGCCCTGGCTGAAGGAAGGCGAAAAGTCTGACGACGGCACGCTGCTCGGCATGAATTTCTACATTGCAGGCGTCGACGACAAGCTGCCCCAGTAAGGCATTCAGCGTCGGTTTCGAATGAAAAGGGGTGCCCCGGTGGCGCCCCTTTTTTTGTGCGCCGCATCGCAGATTGTGCAACGCGAAATTGCATTTCATGCCAATTTCCGTGTTTACAATAATCATACAATATGATTTTTCTCTTGGTGCTGCACAGCGCAGCTTTCTTGGGAGGAAATCATGAAATTGAAGACCGCACTTGCGAGTGCAACGATTCTTGCTGCCTGCTTTTTCAACTCCGCATCTGCCGCCGATCTGACGGTCGGTTTCTCTCAGATCGGCTCTGAATCCGGCTGGCGCGCGGCAGAGACGACTCTGACGAAGCAGCAGGCCCAGGAACGTGGCATCGATCTGAAGTTTGCGGACGCCCAGCAGAAGCAGGAAAACCAGATCAAGGCGCTGCGTTCCTTCATTGCGCAGGGTGTTGACGCGATCCTGGTCGCACCGGTCGTGGCCACCGGGTGGGACGAAGTCCTGCAGGAAGCCAAGGATGCGGAAATCCCGGTTATTCTGCTCGACCGCACAGTCGATGCGTCTGACGATCTCTACATGACCGCCGTGACGTCCGACCTCGTCCACGAGGGCAATGTTGCCGGCAAATGGCTGGTCGACACCGTCGCCGGAAAGCCGTGCAACGTCGTCGAGTTGCAGGGAACCACGGGTTCTTCTCCGGCCATCGATCGCAAGAAGGGTTTCGAGCAGGCGCTTGCCGGAAACGACAACCTGAAGATCATCCGTAGCCAGACCGGTGACTTCACCCGCACGAAGGGCAAGGAAGTCATGGAAAGCTTCCTGAAGGCCGAAGACGGCGGCAAGAACATCTGCGCGCTCTACGCCCACAATGATGACATGGCTGTTGGCGCCATCCAGGCGATCAAGGAAGCCGGCCTGAAGCCAGGCACCGATATTCTCGTCGTGTCCATCGACGCCGTTCCGGATATCTTCCAGGCGATGGCTGCAGGTGAGGCCAACGCGACCGTCGAACTGACGCCGAACATGGCCGGTCCGGCCTTCGACGCTCTCGCTGCCTATCTGAAGGACGGCACGCAGCCGAAGAAGTGGATCCAGACGGAATCCAAGCTCTATACGCAGGCTGACGATCCGTCGAAGGTCTACGAGGAAAAGAAAGGCCTCGGTTACTGATCTCCCGAGACCCGCATCCGGCATCGATCCGGATGCGGGACCGCAATTGTGGCGCGTGGGGCTGGCCGCCTGTCGGCGGGTTCCACGCACCGGCACGCAATACGGAACGGGAAGATGCACGCAAACGGCGACACCATCCTTTCGGCGATCGGGATAGACAAGATCTTTCCTGGAGCCCGGGCCCTCAACAGGGTCGACTTCACACTGAAGCGTGGCGAGGTCCATGCTCTTCTCGGCGAAAACGGCGCGGGAAAGTCCACTCTGGTCAAATGCATGACCGGTGCTTATCGCCGGGATGGGGGCAAGATTGTCCTCGATGACGTGGAGGTCGATCCGCGCAATACGCTTGAGGCGCAGAATCTCGGAATCGGCACGGTCTACCAGGAGGTCAATCTCCTGCCCAACCTCTCAGTTGCAGAGAACCTCTTCCTCGGGCGCCAGCCAAGGCATTTCGGCTTTGTCCAGACGAGGAAAATGAACCGTTTGGCGCGAGAACTTCTCGCGGAATATGAGCTCGATCTCGATGTGACCGCCGAGCTGTCGCGCTTTTCCGTCGCAATTCAGCAGGTTGTCGCGATCGCGCGCGCGGTCGATCTTTCGGGCAAGGTCCTCATCCTGGACGAGCCGACGGCCAGCCTCGACGCCCATGAGGTGGCGATGCTGTTCCGGATTGTTCGCCGTCTCAAGGCACGCGGACTTGGCATCGTTTTCATCACCCATTTCCTGGAACAGGTTTACGAGATTTCGGACCGCATAACGGTCTTGCGCAATGGCCAGCTTGTTGGCACGCGCGACACGGCTGGCCTCGAGCGCCGCGAAATGATCGCCATGATGCTCGGTCGCGAGCTTCAGGCCGAAGTGCACACCAAGGGCTCGGCGGCATCGTCCGCTGGTGAGGTTCGGTATCGCTTCTCGAACTTCGGGCGCCACGGGCATATCCAGCCCTTCGATCTGGAGGTGCGGGCAGGGGAGGTCGTCGGCGTCGCCGGGCTCCTGGGCTCCGGCAGGACGGAGACAGCCGAAATTCTGTTTGGCGTCGAGCGTGCCGACAGCGGCAGCGCCACAGTTGATGGCAAGGCGATCGAATTGACGTCGCCGCGCGCTGCAATCGCCCATCGCTTCGGGTTTTGCCCGGAGGATCGCAAGACCGATGGGATCATCGGGGATCTCTCTGTCCGGGAAAACATCTCACTTGCGCTGCAGGCCCGCCGCGGATGGGCCCGTCCGATATCGCGAGCGGAGCAGGACAGGCTGGCGGATCACTACATTCGGGCCCTGGATATCCGCACGAGCGATCGCGAGAAGCCGATTCGCCTGCTCTCCGGTGGCAATCAGCAGAAGGCGATCCTCGCGCGCTGGCTCGCGACGAACCCCGAATTCCTGATCCTCGATGAGCCGACACGCGGGATTGATGTCGGCGCCCATGCCGAAATCATCCGACTGATCGAATCCCTCTGCGAGAATGGCATGTCCCTTATCGTAATTTCATCTGAACTCGAGGAGCTGGTCGCCTACAGCTCGCGGGTCATCGTGCTCAAGGATCGGGCCCATATTGCCGAACTCGTCGGTGAGAAGGTCACCACGGACCATATCGTCGAAGCGATCGCGGCGGCCAATGCAAGGGTTGCATCATGAACGGGCTCGTGACTCATGTAAAACGCCTGCTCCCGCAGATCGTCGCCCTTGCCGTCATCGTCTTCCTGATATCGCTCGCCTTTCCCGACTTCTTCAGGATCGAGATCCAGAACGGTAGGCTCTATGGCAGCCTTATCGACATCCTGAACCGCGGCGCGCCGGTGGCGCTCCTTTCCATCGGTATGACCATGGTCATTGCCACGAAGGGGATCGACCTGTCGGTGGGCGCGGTGATTGCGATTTGCGGCGCAGTCGCAGCGGCGGCGATCACGTCCGGTCACTCGCTTGCGGCCACGCTGATAATCGTGCTCTTGGCGGGGCTCGCGTGCGGTCTGTGGAACGGCATTCTGGTCGCCGTTCTCGACATCCAGCCGATCATCGCAACGCTCGTGCTCATGGTGGCGGGACGCGGCATCGCCCAGCTCATCACGGAGGGTGCGATCCTGACCTTCAATGACCCCGGGCTGATCTTCATCGGCAGCGGCTCCTTTGCCGGCCTGCCCATGCCTGTGGTGATCTGGTTGCTGTTCGGCCTGGCAGTGGGCATCGTGGTGCGCAGGACCGCGCTCGGCATGCTGGTCGAGGCCGTCGGGATCAATCGTCGCGCCAGCACGCTATCCGGGGTATCGACCCCTGTTCTGCTCATTGCCGTCTATGCGCTCTCCGGCCTTTGTGCCGCGATCGCCGGCATTATCGCCGCAGCCGATATCAAGGGGGCGGATGCCAACAATGCGGGTCTGTGGCTGGAGCTCGACGCAATCCTCGCGGTCGTCGTTGGCGGCAACTCCCTGCTTGGCGGTCGTTTCAGCATCGCCGGATCACTTCTCGGCGCAATGATCATCCAGGCGATCAACACGGGGATCCTGTTGTCGGGTTTCCCGCCGGAGTTCAACCTCATCATCAAGGCCGCGATCATCGTTTTCATTCTGGTGATCCAGTCGCCTCGCGCGCAGGGCGCTTTCGCCTTCTTCACGCGTGAGCGCGCAGTCGACAATGTTAGGAAGCAGGAAGCGAAATGAATCCGCGCTATCTCCCCCTTGCTGCAACCGTACTGATCTTCATCGTGGCCTATGCGCTCTGCACGCTGCAGTACCCGAACATGCTCTCGACGCGCGTGATAGGCAACCTTCTGACGGACAACGCCTTTCTCGGCATTGCCGCCGTGGGTATGACCTTCGTCATCCTGTCCGGCGGCATCGACCTTTCGATCGGTTCCGTCATTGCCTTTACCGGCGTGTTTCTCGCGGTCGTCCTGGAAAACACAAGCATCCACCCGCTGCTCGCCTTCGTTGCCGTTCTCGCGATCACGACGCTGTTCGGAGCGCTGATGGGCGCGATCATCCATCATCTGGAAATGCCGCCCTTCATCGTCACTCTTGCGGGGATGTTTTTGGCGCGCGGGATGGCCTTCGTCCTGTCGATCGATTCCGTTCCGATCAAGCACCCCTTTTACGCGACGCTGAAGAGCTTCTACTACAAGCTTCCGGGCGGGGGGCGCATTACACTGATCGGCGGCCTTATGCTGCTCGTCTTCGTTGTCGGGATTTTTATCGCCCAGCGCACGCGGTTCGGCACCAATGTCTATGCCCTTGGTGGTGGCGTGCAGACGGCTCGGTTGATGGGTGTGCCAGTCGGTCGCACGACGATCCTGATCTATTCGCTTTCGGGCTTTCTCGCCGGGCTTTCGGGAATCGTATTTTCGCTTTACACGTCGGCAGGATACTCGCTTGCCGCTGTTGGGGTGGAGCTGGATGCGATAGCGGCGGTCGTGATCGGAGGAACACTGCTGACGGGAGGGTCGGGATTCATTGGCGGTACGCTGGTTGGGCTTCTGATCCAGGGTCTGATCCAGACCTACATAACCTTCGACGGGTCACTCTCCAGCTGGTGGACAAAAATACTGATTGGATTCCTGCTCTTTGCGTTCATCCTGTTGCAGAAAGGAATCCTGCACCTGTCAGGAAATACGAGGCGGTACGCCTAGGGGGAGATGAGTTGCGCAAAGGTTTGCTTGAGACCGTCATTACAGGAGCGAATACCCGCACCAGCCATGCGCAGGTGGTGAACGAGCTCGGCAAATCCATTATCGCCGGAGAATTTCCCGTCGGCACGACCCTTCCAGGAGACCAGGAACTTGCCGCCCGCTTCAAAGTCTCGCGCACGGTCTTGCGGGAGGCGATGAAGACGCTGGCCGCCAAGGGGCTCATCGTTCCCCGGGCGCGCATCGGCACGCGCGTCACGCCGAGTTCTCAATGGAACCTCTTCGACAGCGATGTCCTCACCTGGTACTTCACGGTCGGGGTCAGTGAGGAGTTCTTGGTGCATCTCAGCGAGGTGCGGTTGGCGTTCGAACCGCATGCCGCGACCCTGGCGGCCCGCCATGCTTCGGAGGCAGACATCAGCCAGATGATGCGGC contains:
- a CDS encoding quinone oxidoreductase, with protein sequence MTKAIVVRSLGGPEVLKVEDVPLGAPGPGEVQIKQAAIGLNFIDVYFRTGLYKAELPFIPGKEGAGTVTAIGEGVTDFAIGDRVAYASADGAYAAERNVATRHLVKVPDEISLETAAAMMLKGMTAQYLLLQTYPVKPGTTILFHAAAGGVGLIAGQWAKALGATVIGTAGSKAKIDLALAHGYDHVIDYDKEDFVARVKELTGGKGVDVVYDSVGKDTFPKSLDCLKPLGMWVSFGNSSGPVDAFNMGLLAQKGSLFATRPTLFHYIATREALDECAKSLFDIVRSNKVRININQTYPLGEAGRAHTDLESRKTSGTTLLIP
- the pcsA gene encoding phosphatidylcholine synthase, which encodes MKLFNYKRVPYAEMRAFSVHILTASGSFLAFLGVVAAAERRFVDMFWWLGLALLVDGIDGPIARKVRVKEVLPNWSGDTLDNVIDYVTYVLLPAFALYQSGMIGEPWSFVAAGAIVVSSAIYYADMGMKTDDYFFSGFPVVWNMVVFTLFVIQASELTASIVVFVSVFLTFMPINFLHPVRVKRLRTLNLAVFLLWSALGMYALLLHFVTPDWVVYGVVATGLYLYVIGAVLQFVPGLGRD
- a CDS encoding ABC transporter ATP-binding protein, with translation MSAVGASDGKPLLAVRNLTKLFGSFAACNGIDLDVQPGEIHALLGENGAGKSTLVKMLFGVLAPTSGQILWKGEPVRIESPGAARKIGIGMVFQHFSLFEALTVAENIALSLDPGISLARISDEAASLSRNYGLPLDPNAHVADLSVGERQRIEIVRALLQNPELIILDEPTSVLTPQEADRLFETLAKLKAEGRSVLYISHRLEEVQRICDRATVLRHGKVTGACDPRKETPASLARMMVGSDVAIVSAEGTSTKGEILLSATNLNAAARTPFAVSLKNVSLTVHAGEVLAIAGVAGNGQGELFDALSGEYPVADNDAVKIRQKSVGAAGITARRLIGAGFVPEERHGHAAVPALPLSDNLVLARNQSDRGAFLGGGILGIIRHAVVRVASRRISEAMDVRKSGDDPAAGSLSGGNLQKYIVGRELDRQPAVLVVNQPTWGVDAGAASRIRQALVDLAKSGSAVLVISQDLDEIFEVATEVAVISDGRLSEAYPARDMTREKIGLLMGGMHGTTQPGETAHAH
- a CDS encoding AEC family transporter translates to MAELAGLVLPFFGMILLGYLAAKARPQPEEALGWLNAFIVYISLPALFFKLVSKTPIEQLTRIDFILANVSATYLVFGTIFAIGLFVRHATVAEATVQGLSAAYGNIGYMGPGLALLAFGERAAVPVALVFCFENMLHFMVAPALMALSGGGRQSAATVAAGILRRIVTHPFIVATAAGFVAAFSGFEPPVPLMRLIDYLAQAAAPCALFAMGVTLALRPVKRVPVEIAYIVPAKLLLLPAVMYLMLGFAGNFDPLWVFTAMLLAALPTATNVFVIGQQYGVWQERASATILITTLLSVATVTFLLYLIKSGLLPGDPFP
- a CDS encoding UbiH/UbiF family hydroxylase encodes the protein MNEFEIAIIGGGLAGSVAALALSTSGGRVALVAPRRDMPDGRTTALMDQSIGLLRDLELWDTIAPSAAPLETMRILDGTSRLFRAPPVSFRASEVGLSAFGYNIPNAPLAELLESRIATTDTITRFDYGADAVDTEPDAAKITLANGDSLRAQLVVGADGRGSLVRQSAGIGVRTWSYPQTAIVLNFSHSLPHDNISTEFHTESGPFTQVPLPGNRSSLVWVQSPRKAEEMLELPQAKLSEVVEERMQSILGKVTVETIPQAYPLSGMIAHRFGRERTALVGEAAHAFPPIGAQGLNLSLRDIMALRKLLGDSTTPDLGKIGDRFDRHRQADVRSRTMSVDLLNRSLLSGFLPVQILRSAGLHLLSAMGPLRSVAMREGIEPGGSFKAFRDSLRKRIAGQKA